The sequence below is a genomic window from Paenibacillus sp. DCT19.
CAGCGTTCTGGTTCTGTTCTTGAGTCATATCCTATTCCCTCTCTTCTACCGGATTTTTAGATTAAGGCGTAAGCCTTATTTCTATCAATAACCCGAATATCGGCGGGTCAAACAGGTTACAGCTTCGCACCTAGAAAATATAAAAGACTATTCCGTTTCCGCTCCCAGCCGTCGCTTGGTATAATGCCTGAACCTCATCCAAGGTCTGAATGATCTCTTGAAATGTCGCCTCTTCATCCCAGCCTTCCATCACAGGATAGACGTCTTTATCCATCATGTCCTGTAAGCTAAAACGTGCCTTCAATTCATCGCGATCCAGTTGCTCCATCGCCATGTAAGCCTCCAATACCTGTTCGTTCGTAAGCAGAAACAGATCCATATCCGAGTAGTTCCCCAGATATTGCTCACCTGCGAGCGGCACCACGTAACCGAGAGGTCGCTCACCTTCTGCCATTTTCCCTGTCAACGTGAACTGCAGCATCTGCCACACTTTATCAATATCGAGATCAACGGGACAATCGTGTACACTGACTTCTCC
It includes:
- a CDS encoding YfbM family protein — protein: MGMSGRYVVVTDELVESIKSGEVSVHDCPVDLDIDKVWQMLQFTLTGKMAEGERPLGYVVPLAGEQYLGNYSDMDLFLLTNEQVLEAYMAMEQLDRDELKARFSLQDMMDKDVYPVMEGWDEEATFQEIIQTLDEVQALYQATAGSGNGIVFYIF